In Mesorhizobium sp. 113-3-3, a genomic segment contains:
- a CDS encoding GFA family protein: protein MAKYQGGCLCGAVRYSADAAPINERVCHCRLCQKAIGAAFNARVLFRIDDVTIEGSLATVNTSPDLKRGFCPSCGTTMFSRRDSAGIIGITTGSLDDPTFFRPQMHIFTASKQPWVVLDDGLPQHEGAPPPG, encoded by the coding sequence ATGGCTAAATATCAGGGCGGGTGCCTGTGCGGAGCGGTGCGCTACAGCGCCGACGCGGCGCCCATCAACGAACGGGTCTGCCATTGCCGGCTTTGCCAGAAGGCGATCGGCGCAGCTTTCAACGCGCGCGTGCTGTTTCGCATCGATGACGTGACGATCGAGGGGTCCCTGGCGACCGTGAACACTTCGCCCGATCTCAAGCGCGGGTTTTGCCCAAGCTGTGGCACGACGATGTTTTCGCGGCGCGACTCCGCCGGCATCATCGGCATCACCACCGGCTCGCTCGACGATCCCACTTTCTTCAGGCCGCAGATGCATATTTTCACCGCCTCGAAACAGCCCTGGGTGGTGCTCGATGACGGCCTGCCGCAACACGAAGGTGCTCCGCCCCCGGGCTAA
- a CDS encoding transglutaminase-like cysteine peptidase, with translation MASSMGWRRKAKGLGLAVVVTAFCSVAGSAYAAPASMIVGGSTSQPIGHYDFCKIHVAECSIRSPNSVPEHLNSKLLHDISAVNLSVNTRVKPMSDMDNYGKDEWWAYPDNGFGDCEDYALEKRRELNSLGIAIANLLMTVVRKPDGEGHAVLTVRTDKGDFILDNLTDKVRLWNQTSYRYLKRQASDDTGHWVSILGGDEQLVSAVK, from the coding sequence ATGGCATCCTCGATGGGTTGGCGCCGCAAGGCGAAGGGGCTGGGGCTGGCGGTTGTCGTGACCGCTTTCTGTTCGGTGGCGGGTTCGGCCTATGCCGCGCCTGCTTCCATGATCGTCGGCGGCTCGACCTCCCAGCCGATCGGCCACTATGATTTTTGCAAGATCCATGTCGCCGAATGCTCGATCCGCTCGCCCAACAGTGTCCCGGAACACCTGAACAGCAAGCTGCTGCACGATATCTCTGCCGTGAATCTCTCGGTCAACACGCGCGTCAAGCCGATGAGCGACATGGACAATTACGGCAAGGACGAGTGGTGGGCCTATCCGGACAACGGCTTTGGCGATTGCGAGGATTACGCGCTGGAAAAGCGGCGTGAGCTCAACAGCCTGGGCATTGCCATAGCCAATCTCTTGATGACGGTGGTCCGCAAGCCTGATGGCGAGGGTCACGCCGTGCTGACGGTGCGCACCGACAAGGGCGACTTCATCCTCGACAATCTGACCGACAAGGTCCGCCTCTGGAACCAGACCAGCTATCGCTACCTGAAACGGCAGGCGAGCGACGACACCGGACACTGGGTCTCCATCCTGGGTGGCGACGAACAGCTGGTCAGCGCCGTCAAATAG
- a CDS encoding VOC family protein — MIDHITIEVGDLEKSRLFYERAFAPLGYRLSFGKEGVFWAFDVGNGCLFEIQRTGEAPPLTHLHVAFRVGSKAEVDAFHQSALVAGAKDNGAPGPRPDYAVNYYACFVLDPDGYNIEAMVNEPAAAS; from the coding sequence ATGATCGATCACATAACCATCGAAGTGGGCGACCTGGAGAAGAGCAGGCTCTTCTACGAACGCGCTTTCGCGCCCTTGGGATATCGCCTGTCCTTCGGCAAGGAAGGCGTGTTCTGGGCCTTCGACGTCGGCAATGGCTGCCTGTTCGAAATCCAGCGAACCGGCGAGGCGCCGCCGCTCACCCATCTGCATGTTGCCTTCCGCGTCGGCAGCAAGGCGGAGGTCGATGCGTTCCACCAGTCGGCGCTGGTAGCCGGCGCCAAAGACAATGGCGCACCCGGCCCGCGTCCCGACTATGCGGTGAACTACTACGCCTGCTTCGTGCTCGACCCCGACGGCTACAACATCGAGGCGATGGTCAACGAGCCCGCGGCTGCATCCTAG
- a CDS encoding glycoside hydrolase family 25 protein has product MRLPGAISFVIASLCLAGCSSTSGMDALDMQKPSNETTSSVVRPSAPIASVPVAKAKAHKRIEAAPVDEPARPFGLAEEETVMLTTPELPDSVEPPVEAAALVSPSKLLSRNGPPMFAGSIMRYGFRDAKPINFGRSSPRHLAVHGVDVSRWQGDVNWEKLRAQGANFAYIKATDGGDHLDPMFMKNWRNADAAGLKRGAYHFFYWCRTAGEQADWFIRNVPKVDGALPPVIDVEWNGESSCKRRPSREKVLEKMQVFMDKLERHYGQRPIIYTAPDFYRDNLQGAFLDYPFWLRAVARHPSKVYPGRKWLFWQYSGSGLSHGVTGRIDLNVFHGDERQWRAWAGGGGRQMMADAD; this is encoded by the coding sequence ATGCGGTTACCAGGCGCCATCAGTTTCGTGATCGCATCGCTATGCCTCGCCGGCTGCTCGTCGACGTCGGGCATGGACGCGCTCGACATGCAGAAGCCGTCGAATGAAACCACCAGTTCGGTGGTGCGGCCAAGCGCGCCGATTGCGTCTGTCCCCGTGGCCAAAGCCAAGGCACATAAGCGAATCGAGGCAGCGCCCGTGGACGAACCTGCTCGGCCTTTTGGCCTGGCGGAAGAAGAAACGGTGATGCTCACGACACCAGAGTTGCCCGACAGCGTCGAGCCGCCGGTCGAAGCGGCTGCGTTGGTGTCGCCATCGAAGTTATTGAGCCGCAACGGGCCGCCCATGTTTGCTGGATCAATCATGCGCTACGGCTTTCGCGATGCCAAGCCGATCAATTTCGGCCGCTCGTCGCCCCGTCATCTTGCCGTGCATGGCGTCGACGTATCGCGCTGGCAAGGCGACGTGAACTGGGAAAAGCTGCGCGCCCAGGGCGCCAACTTCGCCTACATCAAGGCGACCGACGGCGGCGATCATCTCGATCCGATGTTCATGAAGAACTGGCGCAATGCCGATGCCGCCGGGCTGAAGCGCGGCGCCTATCATTTCTTCTACTGGTGCCGCACCGCCGGCGAGCAGGCCGACTGGTTCATCCGCAATGTGCCGAAGGTCGATGGCGCGTTGCCGCCGGTGATCGACGTCGAGTGGAACGGCGAGTCCAGCTGCAAGCGGCGCCCGTCGCGCGAAAAGGTGCTGGAGAAGATGCAGGTGTTCATGGACAAGCTTGAACGCCATTACGGCCAGCGTCCGATCATCTACACCGCGCCGGATTTCTATCGCGACAACCTCCAGGGCGCTTTCCTCGACTACCCGTTCTGGCTGCGCGCGGTGGCGCGGCACCCGTCAAAGGTCTATCCCGGCCGCAAATGGCTGTTCTGGCAGTATTCCGGCTCAGGCCTGTCGCACGGCGTGACCGGACGCATCGACCTCAATGTCTTCCATGGTGATGAACGGCAATGGCGCGCCTGGGCCGGCGGCGGCGGCCGTCAGATGATGGCCGACGCGGACTAG
- a CDS encoding DedA family protein: MQSFIDQSVCFIENHQAWAGLVVGLLAFGESLVLVGILLPGTTVLIIVGGLVGAGIVQPLPVLLAAMIGAALGDTISYFLGRWLGRGVVHKWPLNRYRREVARARLFFHRYGFAAVFVGRFFGPVRATVPLVAGMMGMHRRRFQIANILSAIIWAPVVLSPGWLVAKGAGSVPELDVTSLFGLAAIAVVALIVVAVIIFKFRGKRTARA, translated from the coding sequence GTGCAGTCGTTCATCGACCAGAGCGTTTGTTTCATCGAGAACCACCAGGCGTGGGCCGGTCTCGTGGTCGGGCTGCTGGCCTTCGGCGAGTCACTCGTGCTTGTCGGCATCCTCTTGCCCGGCACCACGGTGCTCATCATCGTCGGCGGCCTGGTCGGGGCCGGCATCGTCCAGCCTTTGCCCGTTCTTCTGGCCGCGATGATCGGGGCGGCACTCGGCGATACCATCTCCTATTTCCTCGGCAGATGGCTGGGACGGGGCGTCGTCCACAAATGGCCGCTCAACCGCTACCGCCGCGAGGTCGCCAGGGCACGGCTGTTCTTCCACCGCTATGGTTTTGCCGCGGTTTTCGTCGGCCGTTTCTTCGGCCCGGTCCGCGCCACCGTGCCGCTGGTCGCGGGCATGATGGGCATGCACCGGCGCCGCTTCCAGATCGCCAACATCCTGTCGGCGATCATCTGGGCGCCGGTCGTGCTGTCGCCGGGATGGCTGGTGGCCAAGGGCGCCGGCAGCGTCCCCGAGCTCGATGTGACCAGCCTGTTCGGGCTGGCGGCGATCGCCGTAGTCGCCTTGATCGTCGTTGCGGTGATCATTTTCAAGTTTCGGGGCAAACGAACCGCCCGGGCCTAA
- a CDS encoding ABC transporter substrate-binding protein has product MNKVFSGIAVAALLLASAFPTVSARADDLEKIKAAGELKISMSGQYPPFNFVNDQNEVVGFDADIGKAIAERIGVKGAIITTAWDGIIAGLLANKYDTVVGSMTITPERQKVVDFVGPYYHAGRAVFVNQDSKVQNLDELKGKTLGVTLGETHEKWARAQGGWDVRTYKGLPELLLELKASRVDAIVVDNIPVMVAVKETGEKVRKLDTPNIEGGSVAIGIAIRKDNPELKAAMQKALDGIMADGTYEKISKQWVGSDIR; this is encoded by the coding sequence ATGAACAAAGTATTTTCCGGCATTGCGGTCGCGGCGCTGCTGCTTGCCTCTGCCTTCCCCACCGTTTCGGCGAGGGCCGACGATCTTGAGAAGATCAAGGCGGCAGGCGAACTGAAGATTTCCATGAGCGGACAGTATCCGCCGTTCAACTTCGTCAACGACCAGAACGAGGTCGTCGGTTTCGACGCCGACATCGGCAAGGCCATCGCCGAACGCATCGGCGTCAAGGGCGCCATCATCACCACGGCCTGGGACGGCATCATCGCCGGGCTGCTGGCCAACAAATATGACACCGTGGTCGGCTCGATGACGATCACGCCAGAGCGTCAGAAAGTGGTCGATTTCGTCGGCCCCTACTACCATGCCGGCCGCGCGGTTTTCGTGAACCAGGATTCCAAGGTGCAGAACCTCGACGAGCTCAAGGGCAAGACGCTCGGCGTAACGCTCGGCGAGACGCACGAAAAGTGGGCGCGCGCACAAGGCGGCTGGGATGTCCGTACCTACAAGGGTCTCCCGGAACTGCTGCTGGAGCTGAAAGCCAGCCGTGTCGACGCGATTGTCGTCGACAACATTCCGGTCATGGTCGCTGTCAAGGAAACCGGCGAGAAGGTGCGCAAGCTCGACACACCCAACATCGAGGGCGGCAGCGTCGCTATCGGTATCGCCATCCGCAAGGACAATCCGGAGCTCAAGGCCGCCATGCAGAAGGCGCTGGACGGCATCATGGCGGACGGCACCTACGAAAAAATCTCCAAGCAATGGGTCGGCAGCGACATCCGCTAA
- a CDS encoding LysR family transcriptional regulator: MALPRPERLVWDLDWNLLRTFVVIAEVKSITRAAERLNLKQPSVSNALRRLEDRVGRRLVERDATRFELTEVGRLIYEQSVEVFGSISQLPLLMRGISDDVTGHVMIATASHVVSPLFDRALAEFHRIYPRASITISVSASTEVAKQVRERRASFGICLVSQRDPALDYAMVYREFFGFFCGPQHRLYGKTGLTLDDLRGEPSVSFQTDHISDALRPVALLRSEARLNADVVGVSSSLEEVRRMIIAGLGIGPLPLHVAQRDVADGTLWRLPPYDAPPAIDIFLLTNPDKAMNRAEKALLSGLQALIDETPFEERIYNG, encoded by the coding sequence ATGGCCTTGCCGCGCCCCGAACGTCTGGTCTGGGACCTCGACTGGAACCTTCTGCGGACGTTCGTCGTCATCGCGGAGGTGAAGAGCATCACCCGTGCCGCCGAGCGCCTCAACCTCAAGCAGCCGAGCGTCAGCAACGCCTTGCGGCGCCTGGAGGACAGGGTTGGCCGCCGGCTGGTCGAGCGCGACGCGACACGCTTCGAACTCACCGAGGTCGGGCGGCTGATCTATGAGCAGAGCGTCGAGGTCTTCGGCTCGATATCGCAGCTGCCGCTCTTGATGCGGGGGATTAGCGACGACGTTACCGGCCACGTCATGATAGCCACCGCGAGCCACGTCGTCTCACCACTGTTCGATCGGGCGCTGGCGGAGTTTCATCGCATTTATCCGCGCGCCAGCATCACCATTTCGGTTTCGGCAAGCACCGAAGTCGCCAAGCAGGTGCGGGAACGCCGTGCCTCCTTCGGCATCTGCCTCGTCAGCCAGCGCGACCCGGCGCTGGACTATGCGATGGTCTACCGCGAATTCTTCGGCTTCTTCTGCGGCCCACAGCACAGGCTCTACGGGAAAACCGGACTGACGCTTGACGATCTGCGGGGCGAGCCTTCGGTCTCCTTCCAGACCGACCATATTTCGGACGCGTTGCGGCCGGTTGCCCTGCTGCGCAGCGAAGCCCGGCTGAATGCCGATGTCGTGGGCGTGTCCTCCAGCCTGGAGGAGGTGCGGCGCATGATCATCGCTGGGCTCGGCATCGGGCCGCTGCCCCTGCATGTGGCGCAACGCGACGTGGCCGATGGCACGCTGTGGCGGCTGCCGCCCTACGACGCGCCGCCGGCCATCGATATCTTCCTGCTCACCAATCCCGACAAGGCGATGAACCGCGCCGAGAAGGCGCTGCTGTCCGGGCTGCAGGCGCTGATCGACGAGACGCCGTTCGAGGAGCGGATCTACAATGGTTGA
- a CDS encoding acyl-CoA thioesterase, which translates to MSKSLVTFVGVAHPWMCDVMGHMNVRHYAAMFDDASFQLLGHIAGQDGSQASATGWADVRTEIDYRHETRAGSLLTIRSHVVKIGRTSIIFEQVMSGSLDGIVHASSRTTSVRFDLAARVSVALDEPMRGRAAAYLVE; encoded by the coding sequence ATGAGCAAATCTCTCGTCACCTTTGTCGGTGTCGCGCATCCCTGGATGTGCGACGTGATGGGTCACATGAATGTGCGCCACTATGCGGCGATGTTCGACGATGCCAGTTTCCAGCTTCTTGGCCATATCGCCGGACAGGACGGCAGCCAGGCCTCGGCAACCGGATGGGCCGATGTGCGCACCGAAATCGACTATCGCCATGAAACGAGAGCCGGATCGCTGCTGACCATCCGCTCGCATGTGGTGAAGATCGGGCGAACATCCATCATCTTCGAACAGGTGATGTCGGGATCGCTCGACGGCATCGTCCATGCATCGAGCCGGACGACCAGCGTGCGCTTCGACCTTGCCGCGCGTGTCTCGGTGGCGCTGGATGAGCCGATGCGCGGCCGTGCTGCGGCCTATCTCGTCGAGTAG
- a CDS encoding undecaprenyl-diphosphate phosphatase, with protein MADICTQGVDTGFVGLGFAKVAFLGLVQGITELLPISSTAHMRIVPAVLGWQDPGSAFSAAMQLAALAAVISYFWGDVRDLLFGSLDALVRRDFSDRHFQLVSWIVLATIPIVIAGVALSGVLNACNSPLRSLSVIGWSCIVMAILLALAEIFARHKRTIGEASLADALLVGVAQIGALIPGVSRSGSTLTAALGLGFKRAEAARFSFLLGLPAIALAGLKELWELHKVHLDAHGWSVLATGLVVASISAFFAIWGLMRVLERFSAWPFVIYRGLLGVVLLFGLALGWLA; from the coding sequence ATGGCTGACATCTGCACTCAAGGCGTAGACACCGGCTTTGTCGGCCTGGGATTTGCCAAGGTCGCTTTTCTCGGCCTTGTGCAAGGCATCACCGAATTGCTGCCGATTTCCTCGACCGCCCATATGCGCATCGTGCCGGCGGTGCTCGGCTGGCAGGACCCTGGCTCCGCCTTCTCCGCCGCCATGCAGCTTGCCGCCCTTGCCGCCGTGATCAGCTATTTCTGGGGTGATGTCAGGGATCTCCTGTTTGGCTCGCTCGACGCTCTCGTGCGCCGCGATTTTTCCGACCGGCATTTCCAGCTGGTTTCATGGATCGTGCTGGCGACGATCCCGATCGTCATTGCCGGCGTCGCGTTATCGGGGGTTCTCAACGCCTGCAATTCGCCGCTGCGCAGCCTGAGCGTGATCGGCTGGTCCTGTATCGTCATGGCGATCCTGCTGGCGCTCGCCGAGATTTTCGCCCGCCACAAGCGGACGATCGGCGAAGCTTCGCTCGCCGACGCGCTGCTTGTCGGCGTCGCGCAGATCGGCGCGCTGATCCCCGGCGTCTCGCGCTCGGGCTCGACCCTGACGGCCGCGCTTGGGCTTGGCTTCAAGCGGGCCGAGGCGGCGCGTTTCTCGTTCCTGCTCGGGCTGCCGGCGATCGCGCTTGCCGGTCTCAAGGAACTGTGGGAACTGCACAAGGTTCACCTCGACGCCCATGGCTGGTCGGTTCTTGCCACTGGGCTGGTCGTCGCCTCGATTTCCGCCTTCTTTGCCATCTGGGGGCTGATGCGGGTGCTGGAACGCTTCTCCGCCTGGCCTTTCGTCATCTATCGCGGCCTGCTCGGCGTCGTCCTGTTGTTCGGCCTGGCGTTGGGGTGGCTGGCTTAG
- a CDS encoding phosphodiester glycosidase family protein produces the protein MDFLTLLDSAPLLLGLIKAALPQAVAGTIAFSQWFVSLPPCRDFAFEATSYLVCEVDPKLYSIELFWKDPAGKPFQSLHNLDAAQRAAGRTMLFAINAGMYHPDLRPVGLYVERGQEMAGVKTGSGSGNFSLQPNGIFYISGGKASVRATSDFVRKRPSTDYATQSGPMLVIDGQLHPKFQSDGTSRKTRDGVGVRKDGVAVFAISNGTVNFHAFARLFRDALGCDNALFLDGTISSLFAPAIGRNDDYWNLGPMIGVFRKRG, from the coding sequence ATGGACTTTCTGACACTTCTCGACTCGGCGCCCCTGCTGCTCGGCCTGATCAAAGCCGCGCTGCCGCAGGCCGTCGCCGGTACAATAGCGTTCAGCCAATGGTTCGTGTCGCTGCCGCCGTGCCGCGACTTCGCCTTCGAGGCGACCAGCTATCTCGTCTGCGAGGTCGATCCGAAGCTGTATTCGATCGAGCTGTTCTGGAAGGATCCGGCCGGCAAGCCTTTCCAATCGCTGCACAATCTCGACGCTGCCCAGCGCGCGGCCGGCCGCACCATGCTGTTCGCCATCAATGCCGGCATGTACCATCCCGACCTCAGGCCGGTCGGCCTCTATGTCGAGCGTGGCCAGGAAATGGCCGGTGTTAAGACGGGATCGGGGAGCGGCAATTTTTCGCTGCAGCCGAATGGCATCTTCTACATCAGCGGCGGCAAGGCCTCCGTCCGGGCAACAAGCGACTTCGTCAGGAAGCGGCCGTCCACCGACTACGCCACGCAATCGGGACCGATGCTGGTGATCGACGGCCAGCTCCATCCGAAATTCCAGTCCGACGGCACCTCGCGCAAGACCCGCGACGGCGTCGGGGTGCGCAAGGACGGTGTCGCGGTCTTTGCCATTTCGAACGGCACGGTGAATTTCCATGCATTCGCCCGGCTGTTCCGCGATGCGCTCGGCTGCGACAATGCGTTGTTTCTCGACGGCACGATATCGAGCCTGTTCGCGCCCGCGATCGGCCGCAACGACGATTACTGGAATCTGGGGCCGATGATCGGGGTGTTCAGGAAGAGGGGTTAG
- a CDS encoding LysR substrate-binding domain-containing protein: MSWELPPLGAIRVFEAAARLGSFTKAAEELGMTQSAASYQIKVLEERAGTPLFIRKTRQIALTEAGQQLAPHASGAFSALADAWVVTKGGATGVLSVTTMETFATNWLAVWLGTFQLMHPDLAVKVNTSPRLVDFAREDMDIGIRTGTGNWPGLTAHYLFKADYTPMLSPKLAESVGGIRRPEDLYKVPLCCADDPWWKIWFEAAGVPFEPDRVIAGPMLGSQAYDAMAALTDRGAAILTRNIYSALLANGQLIQPFDVLGSDGDGYWLVHLESRRNTPKIKVFRDWVLAQTAEIRVQEARQT; the protein is encoded by the coding sequence ATGAGTTGGGAACTACCGCCCTTAGGGGCCATCCGGGTCTTTGAAGCCGCAGCCAGACTGGGCAGTTTCACCAAGGCGGCCGAAGAACTCGGCATGACCCAATCGGCGGCCAGCTATCAGATCAAGGTGCTGGAAGAACGTGCCGGAACGCCGCTTTTCATAAGAAAAACAAGGCAGATTGCCTTGACCGAGGCCGGCCAGCAGTTGGCGCCGCATGCTTCCGGCGCGTTCTCGGCGCTGGCGGATGCGTGGGTCGTCACCAAGGGCGGAGCGACCGGCGTGCTGTCGGTGACGACCATGGAAACCTTTGCGACGAACTGGCTGGCCGTGTGGCTCGGAACATTCCAGTTGATGCATCCCGATCTTGCGGTGAAGGTCAATACATCGCCCCGGCTGGTCGATTTCGCACGCGAGGACATGGACATCGGCATCCGGACCGGCACCGGAAATTGGCCCGGTCTGACTGCGCACTATCTGTTCAAGGCCGACTACACGCCCATGCTCAGCCCAAAACTGGCCGAAAGCGTGGGCGGCATCCGCCGCCCCGAGGATCTCTACAAGGTGCCGCTGTGCTGCGCCGACGATCCCTGGTGGAAAATCTGGTTCGAAGCCGCCGGTGTGCCTTTCGAACCCGATCGCGTCATTGCGGGCCCGATGCTGGGTTCGCAGGCCTATGATGCAATGGCGGCTTTGACCGATCGGGGCGCGGCCATCCTCACCCGCAATATCTACAGCGCCCTGCTGGCGAACGGTCAGTTGATACAGCCGTTCGACGTCCTTGGATCCGACGGCGACGGCTATTGGCTGGTGCATCTGGAAAGCCGCCGCAACACACCGAAGATCAAGGTGTTCCGGGATTGGGTGCTGGCCCAGACCGCGGAGATTCGGGTGCAGGAAGCGCGCCAGACATAG
- a CDS encoding isopenicillin N synthase family dioxygenase gives MTQDIETIGIADLFGPPSPGRDRADASIMAAASGIGFMAVRDFPGDAWLTPDNRARLLRIFALPDAEKQKLLRWNFDRTRKNVYRGWFPLQPTAVSYKEGIDMGPDIAAAAHVSLSDDPLCEPTPLPAEDALPGWRMAAADYYRAMEMVGNALMRSIARGLGLPETIFDPYFEHGISTLRLIRYPLRDANAGIDISGPDFSVVHKGETRTIIGREHADSGFVTLLAQDGVEGLQAKNLAGEWIDVPPANGTLAVNFGQLLERWSGGRVRATRHRVIAPKTARFSIPFFYEPLVDAEIAPLPLSGADPFEPFLYGDYLWESATNFVEMSGIKHLRLPRRANAS, from the coding sequence ATGACGCAAGACATCGAGACCATCGGCATTGCGGATCTGTTCGGGCCGCCCTCGCCCGGTCGCGACCGCGCCGACGCCAGCATCATGGCCGCCGCCTCGGGCATCGGCTTCATGGCGGTCCGGGACTTTCCCGGCGACGCCTGGCTGACGCCGGACAACAGAGCGCGATTGCTGCGCATCTTCGCCCTTCCGGATGCCGAGAAGCAGAAATTGCTGCGCTGGAATTTCGACCGCACCAGGAAGAACGTCTATCGTGGCTGGTTTCCGCTGCAGCCGACGGCCGTTTCCTACAAGGAAGGCATCGACATGGGCCCGGATATCGCCGCGGCGGCGCATGTTTCGCTATCCGACGATCCGTTGTGCGAGCCGACGCCCTTGCCGGCCGAGGACGCCTTGCCCGGCTGGCGTATGGCGGCAGCGGACTATTATCGAGCAATGGAGATGGTAGGCAACGCACTGATGCGGTCGATCGCGCGCGGGCTTGGCCTGCCGGAAACGATCTTCGACCCTTATTTCGAGCACGGCATTTCGACGCTGCGCCTGATCCGCTATCCCTTGCGTGACGCCAATGCCGGCATCGACATCTCCGGGCCTGACTTCTCAGTCGTCCACAAGGGCGAGACACGTACGATCATCGGCCGCGAGCATGCCGATTCCGGTTTCGTCACCTTGCTGGCGCAGGACGGCGTCGAAGGCCTGCAGGCCAAGAACCTCGCCGGCGAATGGATCGACGTGCCGCCCGCCAACGGCACGCTGGCGGTCAATTTCGGCCAGTTGCTGGAGCGCTGGTCCGGCGGGCGTGTGCGGGCGACGCGTCACCGGGTGATCGCACCGAAGACAGCACGGTTCTCGATCCCGTTTTTCTACGAACCGCTTGTCGATGCCGAGATCGCGCCCTTGCCACTGAGCGGCGCCGATCCCTTCGAGCCGTTTCTCTACGGCGACTATCTCTGGGAGTCCGCGACGAATTTCGTCGAGATGAGCGGCATCAAGCATTTGCGCCTGCCACGCCGCGCCAACGCTTCCTGA
- a CDS encoding DUF1402 family protein → MIALQRLLPILLLAALSCGGALLAEAAHASALIVVPPGNRSETQPQIPDASATRTRAFKTTYAEKYEKIVALLKREKKLVAHIKQVAAAYDIDPIHIVGALVGEHTYNVTAVGSVQTYYVKALSYSGLDFAFRYKGVPVQTFVQRPEFAACAQAKDSATLWSCRDRVWVEHFRGKTVDGVAYDAQTFQQAFFQPFFAGQTFGLGQISPLTALEVTDLVNKVSGYDKLTPDHPQAIYRDVMDPDRSIVYIAAIVRDAIDAYKEQGFDISGNPGITATLYNVGQPRQRAADLRAAVAGGKGRKLPVENYYGWLVNDKLDELRSLLDSGS, encoded by the coding sequence ATGATTGCGTTGCAGCGGCTTCTCCCGATCCTCCTGCTCGCGGCCCTGTCCTGCGGCGGCGCGCTGCTGGCCGAGGCCGCGCATGCCAGCGCGCTGATCGTCGTTCCCCCCGGCAATCGCTCCGAGACGCAACCGCAGATACCGGATGCATCGGCGACGCGAACCCGCGCCTTCAAGACCACCTATGCGGAAAAATACGAGAAGATCGTCGCGCTGCTGAAACGCGAGAAGAAGCTGGTGGCGCATATCAAGCAGGTCGCGGCGGCTTACGATATCGACCCTATCCATATCGTCGGCGCGCTGGTCGGCGAACACACCTACAATGTGACGGCCGTCGGCTCGGTCCAGACCTATTATGTGAAGGCGCTGTCCTATTCCGGCCTCGACTTTGCCTTCCGCTACAAGGGCGTGCCGGTGCAGACCTTCGTGCAGCGGCCGGAATTCGCCGCCTGTGCGCAGGCGAAAGACAGCGCCACTCTGTGGAGCTGCCGCGACAGGGTCTGGGTCGAACATTTCCGCGGCAAGACCGTCGACGGCGTCGCCTATGACGCCCAGACCTTCCAGCAAGCCTTCTTCCAGCCCTTCTTCGCCGGCCAGACATTCGGCCTCGGCCAGATCAGCCCGCTGACCGCGCTCGAGGTCACCGATCTGGTCAACAAGGTCAGCGGCTACGACAAGCTCACGCCCGATCATCCGCAGGCGATCTATCGCGATGTCATGGATCCCGACCGCAGCATCGTCTACATCGCCGCGATCGTGCGCGACGCCATCGACGCCTACAAGGAACAGGGCTTCGACATCTCCGGCAATCCAGGCATCACCGCGACGCTCTACAATGTCGGCCAGCCCCGGCAGCGGGCGGCGGACCTGCGCGCGGCGGTTGCCGGCGGCAAGGGCCGCAAGCTGCCGGTCGAGAATTATTACGGCTGGCTCGTCAACGACAAGCTCGACGAACTCAGGAGCCTGCTCGACAGCGGCAGCTGA
- a CDS encoding ParB N-terminal domain-containing protein, with product MLRVQKVKVDEIYVPTARKKTLHPETVRHLAEDILENGMKTPIQVRHDGKRHILVEGLHRLEAAKWLGETEIDAYLVQAKRH from the coding sequence ATGCTCAGAGTGCAGAAGGTCAAGGTCGACGAGATCTACGTGCCGACGGCGCGCAAGAAGACATTGCACCCCGAAACCGTCCGGCATCTGGCCGAGGATATTCTGGAGAACGGCATGAAGACGCCGATCCAGGTCCGCCACGACGGCAAGCGCCACATCCTGGTCGAAGGCCTGCATCGACTGGAGGCGGCCAAGTGGCTCGGCGAGACCGAGATCGACGCCTATCTGGTGCAAGCCAAGCGTCACTGA